The following are encoded in a window of Desulfatiglans sp. genomic DNA:
- a CDS encoding tannase/feruloyl esterase family alpha/beta hydrolase — translation MKRSILLYLVSILTLLLTLSVTAEQSCERLKSIKIPNVTITSVEKGSPGYELPGMTGFMNMPPQKINAPFCRIQAISRPSSDSDIGIEIWLPDPANWNGRFLAVGNPGFIGSIASGGIARNMEKGYVSAGTDTGHVDEGFEWAIGHPEKWADWGHRAVHEMTVATKALANAYYGKPIEYSYWNSCHNGGNQGLNEAQRYPDDFDGIIAEDPAFFITHLQPGSLYISWLALKDGVNGPGYIPTDKLKVINDAALKACDKNDGLVDGLIEDPATCDFDPGAIQCDGKDLLTCLTAAQVDTVRKIYDGAKFNDGTQIYSGFERGSELTWTMMIEKEPFMVNLNYFKGIVFEDPNWDFRTFDVDKDTRLGIKKASSALDANDPNLKPFKDAGGKIIMISSWNSMALPPRQLVTYYGDVVKALGGYENTLDFARLFTVPGSGGCPAFANPEGFKTFEALVDWVENGKAPDKIIYPHTKGGGMMGMGAKPEVYRTRPVCPYPRQARYKGTGDVNDAANFECVEVKK, via the coding sequence ATGAAACGTTCTATATTATTATACCTTGTATCGATTTTAACCCTTCTTTTAACTCTTTCTGTCACTGCTGAACAATCCTGCGAAAGGCTCAAATCAATTAAGATCCCTAATGTAACCATTACCTCTGTTGAAAAGGGTAGCCCCGGTTATGAACTGCCCGGCATGACAGGGTTTATGAATATGCCGCCACAGAAGATCAATGCCCCATTCTGCCGGATCCAGGCCATATCAAGGCCCTCATCCGATTCGGATATAGGCATAGAAATATGGCTCCCTGACCCGGCAAACTGGAACGGCAGATTCCTCGCTGTCGGCAACCCCGGTTTTATCGGGTCAATAGCAAGTGGCGGCATCGCCCGAAATATGGAAAAGGGGTATGTCTCTGCAGGAACAGATACAGGCCATGTTGATGAAGGGTTTGAATGGGCAATAGGCCATCCCGAAAAATGGGCAGACTGGGGACACAGGGCTGTCCATGAAATGACGGTTGCTACAAAAGCCCTTGCAAATGCATATTATGGTAAACCCATTGAATACTCATACTGGAACAGTTGCCACAATGGGGGTAACCAGGGATTAAACGAGGCACAGCGTTATCCTGATGATTTTGACGGCATAATAGCGGAAGACCCGGCCTTTTTTATAACACACCTCCAGCCCGGTTCCCTTTATATAAGCTGGCTTGCGCTTAAGGATGGGGTTAACGGCCCGGGTTACATACCCACAGATAAGCTCAAGGTTATTAATGATGCCGCATTAAAAGCATGTGATAAAAATGACGGCCTTGTTGACGGGTTAATTGAAGACCCTGCAACCTGCGATTTTGATCCAGGCGCCATACAGTGTGATGGCAAAGACCTTCTTACATGCCTCACAGCAGCACAGGTGGATACTGTCCGCAAGATATACGATGGAGCAAAGTTTAATGACGGCACACAGATATACTCAGGTTTTGAAAGGGGGAGTGAACTCACCTGGACAATGATGATAGAAAAGGAACCTTTCATGGTAAATCTCAATTATTTTAAGGGTATTGTCTTTGAAGACCCAAACTGGGATTTCCGCACATTTGATGTGGACAAAGATACACGCCTTGGCATCAAAAAGGCTTCTTCTGCTCTTGATGCCAATGACCCCAATCTTAAGCCCTTCAAGGATGCGGGAGGAAAGATAATAATGATCTCATCATGGAACAGCATGGCGCTTCCTCCACGCCAGCTGGTAACCTATTATGGTGATGTGGTTAAAGCACTTGGCGGTTATGAAAATACTCTGGATTTTGCGCGCCTCTTTACAGTCCCCGGATCAGGCGGTTGCCCGGCATTTGCAAACCCTGAAGGTTTTAAGACCTTTGAAGCCCTTGTTGACTGGGTTGAAAATGGCAAGGCCCCTGATAAAATAATATATCCCCACACAAAAGGCGGGGGCATGATGGGCATGGGCGCCAAACCGGAGGTCTACCGCACGCGCCCTGTATGCCCCTATCCCAGGCAGGCAAGGTATAAGGGGACAGGCGACGTCAATGATGCGGCAAATTTTGAATGCGTTGAGGTAAAAAAGTAG
- a CDS encoding 4Fe-4S binding protein, with the protein MAERKDDKDNKKEVSRRDFLKRGGTAIAIGTIGAYTSISASTASESQNKSYEQSKGYIVYDSRICLGCQSCMYACSMAHEGVAAPSLSRIQIIRDAPSFTKYPYDIVMSVCRQCLTPVCVQNCPTGACHVDTENGNVRVIDPEVCIGCKTCIESCPQRPHRTVWNPEKEIAMKCDLCIDTPFWKHKGGPDGEQACVIGCPAKALRLVHEPPSQKDVNGYDVDMAPPPPPPRDFGSFFSQDSDDNKGKGE; encoded by the coding sequence ATGGCGGAACGGAAAGATGATAAAGATAACAAAAAAGAGGTTTCAAGACGTGATTTTTTAAAGAGAGGAGGAACTGCCATTGCTATCGGCACTATTGGCGCCTATACCTCAATATCTGCATCAACAGCGTCTGAATCTCAAAACAAATCCTATGAACAATCAAAAGGATACATTGTTTATGACAGCAGGATATGCCTTGGGTGCCAGAGCTGCATGTACGCATGTTCAATGGCGCATGAAGGGGTGGCAGCCCCGTCACTCTCAAGGATACAGATTATCCGGGATGCCCCCTCCTTTACAAAATACCCCTATGACATTGTAATGTCTGTATGCAGGCAATGCCTGACGCCGGTTTGCGTGCAGAACTGCCCCACAGGCGCATGTCATGTGGATACAGAAAATGGTAATGTCAGGGTAATAGACCCTGAAGTGTGTATTGGCTGTAAAACCTGTATTGAATCATGCCCCCAGCGGCCACACAGGACAGTCTGGAACCCGGAAAAGGAGATTGCAATGAAATGTGACCTCTGCATTGATACCCCCTTCTGGAAACACAAAGGTGGCCCGGATGGCGAACAGGCATGTGTAATTGGCTGTCCTGCAAAGGCGCTGAGACTTGTTCACGAGCCCCCATCCCAGAAAGATGTAAACGGGTATGATGTTGATATGGCGCCTCCTCCGCCTCCACCAAGGGACTTCGGGAGTTTTTTCAGTCAGGATTCTGATGATAACAAGGGAAAGGGGGAATAG
- a CDS encoding xanthine dehydrogenase family protein molybdopterin-binding subunit — MADIEGSNGQRTEFKAVGKANVPGRLSFSIATGMAKFGSDYVAPNMLHAKFLRNPYGRAKINSIDTSKAMELNGVVDIITWEDPEVKAMKGTREPLITNESDTEDEEIGCVVVAETPEICDEALRLLKIDWEVFPTIVDPRDGLKEGSPIVRIDPKLLSGKPYTTGDVEKAFKEADHIVEFDWGHSKTASHPPNPNGSLSWWAQDPLGAPGPSLYIEGVCPTWGSFQLLPMYNLHFDKLHRGTTFQGGKYCDWFIRRSQLVTPLLSKRTGRPVRCVNERNHDYYPANPQRYSHTKIGFKKDGTITAVEESTIGDSGAPGVGAQPFSMGSFEATFSPFNTTKCINLKSSFQSVYTSSGKNTGSQTSPFNWDAMTIAEQIVAEKLDMDVIDVALKNIHGPSSQQDPGIPDGLKMCIEKGKKAMNWKWHKAGTKRLPDGRMHGLSFRYAQSPRHAQQPYTATVTVQADSKVYVPLKGPWMGVYAADACALVVAEEMGAKIEDVILLYDNKAIFTPVGGGSDGTTASAWVMKEAAVKCKRLLLELAAKSSAFSGGGGGMLGAPQPSGPKIRPEDLDTKDTMVYLKSDPAKAFPFGKFIADEGFGDHDLDITATYFGRPPETTWHKGGHILDTMNTSYCEVAVDTETGEVEVLKYVVVCDPGKVLRMTSFEGQLYQAMFFSHGGGLTEEFIYDKKTGVKLSTNMFEYKKPTMVDMGPVETYAVETRGGNACYGATGISHCMAAPLLPVCAVANAIGIWIEPPATPDKILAALGKC; from the coding sequence ATGGCAGATATCGAAGGAAGTAACGGTCAGAGAACGGAATTCAAGGCAGTTGGAAAGGCAAATGTTCCAGGGAGGCTTTCCTTTTCCATTGCAACCGGTATGGCAAAATTCGGGAGTGATTATGTGGCTCCAAACATGCTTCACGCCAAGTTTTTAAGAAATCCATATGGCCGTGCAAAGATAAATAGCATTGATACAAGTAAGGCAATGGAACTCAATGGCGTGGTTGATATCATTACATGGGAAGACCCTGAAGTAAAGGCTATGAAGGGCACACGTGAACCCCTTATCACCAATGAATCTGACACAGAAGATGAAGAGATCGGATGTGTGGTTGTTGCAGAGACACCGGAGATCTGCGATGAGGCACTAAGGCTCCTTAAGATTGACTGGGAGGTTTTTCCAACAATAGTTGATCCAAGGGATGGCCTCAAGGAAGGTTCGCCGATAGTGCGTATTGATCCTAAACTACTCTCAGGCAAGCCCTATACAACAGGTGATGTTGAAAAGGCATTTAAAGAAGCTGATCATATTGTTGAGTTTGACTGGGGTCACTCAAAGACTGCATCTCATCCGCCAAATCCAAACGGGAGCCTGTCATGGTGGGCACAGGACCCTCTGGGTGCCCCTGGCCCATCATTATATATAGAGGGTGTCTGCCCCACATGGGGTTCATTCCAGCTTTTACCCATGTATAATCTACACTTTGACAAGTTACATCGGGGCACAACCTTTCAGGGAGGCAAATACTGTGACTGGTTTATCCGCCGCTCACAGCTTGTTACACCTCTGCTCTCAAAAAGAACAGGCCGCCCTGTCCGATGCGTAAATGAAAGGAATCATGATTACTACCCTGCCAACCCGCAGAGATATTCTCACACAAAGATAGGCTTTAAAAAGGATGGCACGATCACAGCGGTTGAGGAAAGCACAATTGGCGATTCAGGCGCCCCCGGAGTTGGGGCTCAGCCATTTTCTATGGGCTCATTTGAAGCCACGTTCAGCCCGTTCAATACTACAAAATGCATTAACCTAAAAAGCAGTTTCCAAAGTGTTTACACCAGTTCAGGTAAGAACACAGGGAGCCAGACATCCCCCTTTAACTGGGATGCCATGACCATAGCGGAACAGATCGTGGCAGAAAAACTGGACATGGATGTTATAGATGTTGCCCTTAAAAACATACACGGCCCATCTTCACAGCAGGACCCAGGTATCCCCGATGGTCTTAAGATGTGTATAGAAAAGGGTAAAAAGGCCATGAACTGGAAATGGCATAAGGCAGGCACCAAAAGACTCCCTGATGGCAGGATGCATGGCCTGAGCTTCCGCTATGCCCAGTCTCCAAGGCATGCGCAGCAGCCATACACTGCAACAGTTACAGTACAGGCAGACAGCAAGGTTTATGTGCCACTTAAAGGCCCGTGGATGGGGGTTTATGCAGCAGATGCATGCGCCCTGGTTGTTGCCGAAGAGATGGGGGCAAAGATAGAGGATGTAATACTCTTATATGACAACAAGGCTATCTTCACCCCAGTAGGTGGTGGCAGCGACGGCACCACAGCCTCAGCATGGGTAATGAAGGAGGCCGCTGTAAAATGTAAAAGGCTTCTCCTTGAACTCGCAGCAAAATCAAGCGCCTTCAGTGGAGGTGGTGGAGGAATGTTAGGAGCACCCCAACCCAGTGGGCCAAAAATCAGGCCTGAGGATCTCGATACAAAGGATACCATGGTTTATCTAAAATCCGATCCGGCCAAGGCATTTCCATTTGGTAAGTTTATCGCGGATGAAGGTTTCGGGGATCATGACCTGGATATCACCGCCACATATTTCGGAAGGCCGCCTGAAACAACCTGGCATAAGGGCGGGCATATACTTGACACCATGAACACCAGTTACTGCGAAGTAGCTGTTGACACAGAGACCGGAGAGGTAGAGGTGCTTAAATATGTTGTTGTGTGCGACCCGGGAAAGGTGCTGAGGATGACTTCTTTTGAAGGCCAGCTCTATCAGGCCATGTTTTTTTCTCATGGAGGGGGATTAACCGAGGAGTTTATCTACGACAAGAAAACCGGGGTAAAACTGAGTACAAATATGTTTGAATACAAAAAGCCCACAATGGTTGATATGGGCCCGGTTGAGACATACGCTGTTGAGACACGGGGTGGAAACGCCTGCTATGGCGCAACCGGTATCAGTCACTGTATGGCAGCCCCGCTGCTTCCGGTATGTGCCGTAGCCAACGCCATAGGAATATGGATCGAGCCACCTGCAACACCTGATAAGATACTGGCAGCACTGGGGAAATGTTAA